Proteins encoded within one genomic window of Deinococcus hopiensis KR-140:
- a CDS encoding MarR family winged helix-turn-helix transcriptional regulator, which yields MSPLQDELQQRRPFRSLEEEAALNLARTMSLLEDQSVAFLRDHGLTPSQYNVLRILRGAGDEGLGRNEIGERMISRAPDITRLLDRMEAAGLVHRQRSTTDRRCVPTVITEKGRALVDALDKPNADMQHAHFGHLTAGQLHTLIETLTQIRERITSAVAAD from the coding sequence ATGAGCCCTCTCCAAGACGAACTTCAGCAACGCCGCCCCTTCCGAAGTTTGGAGGAGGAAGCCGCGCTTAACCTTGCCCGCACCATGAGTCTCCTCGAAGATCAGAGCGTTGCCTTCCTTCGCGACCACGGCCTTACGCCCAGCCAGTACAACGTCCTGCGCATCCTCCGGGGTGCGGGCGACGAGGGCCTCGGCCGCAACGAAATCGGTGAGCGAATGATCAGCCGTGCGCCGGACATCACCCGGCTGCTTGACCGTATGGAAGCCGCCGGCCTGGTGCACCGACAGCGCAGCACCACCGACCGCCGCTGCGTCCCCACGGTCATCACCGAAAAGGGCCGCGCCCTGGTCGACGCTCTCGACAAGCCCAACGCTGACATGCAGCACGCCCACTTCGGTCACCTCACCGCAGGGCAGTTGCACACCCTGATCGAAACCCTCACCCAGATCCGCGAACGCATTACCTCTGCCGTTGCCGCGGACTGA
- a CDS encoding NADPH-dependent FMN reductase, which yields MTNPKIAIIISSTRATRFADKPTQWFYNIASQRTDLDFEIVDLRDFPLPFFDEVASNAWAPTQNPIGVQWQQKLAEFDGYVFITAEYNHAPTGVLKNALDYAYPEWNKKPAAFVGYGSVGAARAIEQLRQIAVELQMAPIRSGVHIMGADFFGAWQQGAALEDMAHIQPSVQALLEELAWWTKALKTAREATVAGA from the coding sequence ATGACGAACCCCAAGATCGCGATCATCATCAGCAGCACCCGCGCCACCCGCTTCGCTGACAAGCCCACCCAGTGGTTCTACAACATCGCTTCCCAGCGCACCGACCTCGACTTCGAGATTGTTGACCTGCGCGATTTTCCCCTGCCCTTCTTCGATGAGGTCGCCTCCAATGCCTGGGCCCCTACCCAGAACCCCATTGGTGTTCAGTGGCAGCAGAAACTCGCCGAATTCGACGGCTACGTCTTCATCACCGCCGAGTACAACCATGCGCCGACCGGCGTGCTGAAGAACGCCCTGGACTACGCCTACCCCGAGTGGAACAAGAAGCCCGCAGCGTTCGTCGGTTACGGCTCCGTCGGTGCAGCCCGCGCCATCGAGCAGTTGCGCCAGATCGCCGTCGAACTTCAGATGGCGCCTATCCGGAGCGGCGTGCACATCATGGGTGCAGATTTCTTCGGTGCGTGGCAGCAGGGTGCAGCCCTGGAAGACATGGCTCACATCCAGCCCAGCGTGCAGGCCTTGCTTGAAGAGCTCGCCTGGTGGACCAAGGCGCTGAAGACCGCGCGCGAAGCGACTGTCGCGGGCGCATAA
- a CDS encoding MBL fold metallo-hydrolase, translating into MAEPIKVSEHVYALPIDAVMMGTPTTIFPALILDETHGATLVDTGIPGMEGLFQAALQTLSLSWTDVKRIIVTHHDLDHIGSLPAIVAATGAEVLALETEVPYIQGEKPGQKQPSPEMIASMPPEMQAVFANPPKAHVTQVLHDDEVLDLAGGVKVIATPGHTVGHLSLYVQQDGVLITGDAMTSAGGQLNGPAARMTPDMGEAHRSVQKLAQESARAVLTYHGGLVLEDAAAQLVRVAAEANS; encoded by the coding sequence ATGGCCGAGCCAATCAAGGTGAGTGAACACGTTTACGCCCTGCCCATCGATGCGGTCATGATGGGCACGCCGACCACCATCTTTCCAGCCCTGATCCTGGACGAGACCCATGGGGCCACGCTGGTGGACACCGGGATTCCAGGGATGGAAGGCCTGTTCCAGGCAGCGCTGCAAACCTTGAGCCTCAGCTGGACCGATGTGAAGCGGATTATCGTGACGCATCACGATCTCGACCACATCGGCTCCCTGCCGGCCATCGTCGCGGCCACGGGCGCTGAAGTGCTGGCCCTGGAGACCGAGGTGCCGTACATCCAGGGGGAGAAACCGGGTCAGAAGCAGCCTTCCCCGGAAATGATCGCCAGTATGCCTCCTGAAATGCAGGCCGTTTTCGCCAACCCACCGAAGGCCCACGTCACTCAAGTGCTGCACGATGACGAGGTGCTTGACCTTGCCGGCGGCGTGAAGGTCATCGCCACTCCTGGGCATACGGTGGGCCACCTGAGCTTGTATGTTCAGCAGGACGGCGTATTGATCACCGGAGATGCGATGACCAGTGCTGGCGGGCAGCTGAACGGACCAGCGGCACGCATGACGCCGGACATGGGCGAAGCGCACAGGAGCGTGCAGAAACTGGCCCAAGAGTCGGCGAGGGCGGTGCTGACCTACCACGGTGGACTGGTATTGGAAGATGCCGCGGCGCAACTCGTGCGGGTGGCAGCAGAGGCGAACAGCTAG
- a CDS encoding DoxX family protein: MTTINSTPVRSSKALNITLWVLQVLLAAAFLMTGLMKLAMPLTQVAQSLPWVNDVPAALVRFIGLAEFAGALGLILPAATRIRPNLTPLAALGLVAVLVLAAAFHVSRGEAMMVPMNLILAALAGVVAWGRTRKAPIQSR, encoded by the coding sequence ATGACCACGATCAACAGCACCCCCGTCCGTTCCAGCAAGGCCCTCAACATCACCCTCTGGGTCCTGCAAGTCCTCCTCGCCGCCGCCTTCCTGATGACCGGCCTGATGAAGCTCGCCATGCCCCTCACCCAGGTCGCCCAGAGCCTGCCCTGGGTCAACGACGTCCCCGCCGCTCTCGTGCGCTTCATCGGCCTCGCGGAGTTCGCTGGTGCCCTGGGTCTGATCCTGCCCGCGGCCACCCGCATCCGGCCCAACCTCACGCCCCTGGCGGCCCTCGGCCTGGTGGCCGTACTCGTCCTCGCCGCTGCGTTCCACGTCAGCCGCGGCGAAGCCATGATGGTGCCCATGAACCTGATCCTGGCCGCCCTCGCTGGCGTCGTGGCCTGGGGCCGCACCCGCAAGGCCCCTATCCAGTCCCGCTAA